One window of Dysidea avara chromosome 11, odDysAvar1.4, whole genome shotgun sequence genomic DNA carries:
- the LOC136239500 gene encoding uncharacterized protein → MDEITVHLSYYDDSSKPPEVFKVSKNTTANQLYGIVTTKYARCKFELYNDDTPVEHCDKPITEMFRDEVNIQLIEMNDGAGVGDLFSNCPACPNADGDQCELCEPCNNLTKKTIIQGIVTEIKDAWLIFSEAYQLTSDVRNKIEENSSDLSIRCIDVMHHLYHNDPSLSWENVMSKVKTKDPSLVGVINAALNLK, encoded by the coding sequence ATGGATGAAATAACTGTACATTTAAGTTACTATGACGACAGCTCAAAACCACCAGAGGTGTTTAAGGTGTCAAAGAACACGACAGCAAATCAGCTGTATGGGATTGTCACAACTAAATATGCACGTTGTAAGTTTGAGCTCTACAATGATGACACTCCAGTTGAgcactgtgataaacctattacTGAGATGTTTAGAGATGAAGTAAATATTCAACTGATAGAAATGAATGACGGTGCTGGTGTTGGTGACTTGTTCTCCAATTGCCCGGCTTGTCCTAACGCTGATGGTGATCAGTGTGAGCTATGTGAACCATGTAACAACCTTACTAAGAAGACCATTATACAGGGTATAGTGACAGAGATAAAAGATGCATGGTTGATATTCAGTGAGGCATACCAGCTTACCAGTGATGTGAGGAATAAAATAGAGGAGAATAGTTCAGACCTCAGCATCAGGTGTATTGACGTGATGCATCACTTATATCACAATGATCCTTCCCTCTCATGGGAGAATGTAATGAGTAAAGTTAAAACAAAAGATCCTTCCCTAGTAGGTGTCATTAATGCTGCTTTAAACTTAAAATAA